In Neorhizobium galegae, the following proteins share a genomic window:
- a CDS encoding DUF1501 domain-containing protein → MSFQHGFPLSRRGFLAGACCAAGASILTPVSFAAMPGDNRFVTIILRGAMDGLDFVQPYGDPAYAALRPKLGLRPDTGLIDLDGFFGLNPAASALMPLWQAGELSFVHAVSTPYRDQRSHFDGQDMLETGGNGKGERTGWLNRTLAVIPRSNARKAIDINTSMELILSGPNEADSWSSQSNFALAEDEIAFLDRLYAGDPAFAKAMEEAKKTDISADSLYADGKRGAGIADMARLAGGMLREDYRIASFSINGWDTHVGQQGQFRKAVGDLSTAILTLKAALGEDAWKKTAVLAMTEFGRTARENGTNGTDHGTGGLAVLAGGAIPGGKVLGKWPGLSEDKLLDRRDLMPTGDVREVAAAMLYRQFGIEPDTLTAKVFPGLSFDTSSAYLRG, encoded by the coding sequence ATGAGCTTTCAACACGGCTTTCCTTTGTCTCGCCGCGGGTTTCTGGCCGGCGCCTGCTGCGCGGCGGGGGCCTCCATCCTGACGCCGGTCAGTTTTGCCGCGATGCCTGGCGACAACCGGTTCGTGACGATCATCCTGCGCGGCGCCATGGACGGGCTCGATTTCGTCCAGCCCTACGGCGATCCGGCCTATGCGGCGCTGAGGCCGAAACTGGGCTTGAGGCCCGATACCGGCCTCATCGATCTCGACGGTTTCTTCGGGCTCAATCCGGCGGCCTCCGCGCTGATGCCGTTGTGGCAGGCGGGCGAGCTCTCCTTCGTGCACGCGGTCTCGACGCCCTATCGGGACCAGCGCAGCCATTTCGATGGCCAGGACATGCTGGAGACCGGCGGCAACGGCAAGGGCGAGCGCACCGGCTGGCTCAACCGCACACTCGCGGTCATCCCACGCTCGAACGCCCGCAAGGCGATCGACATCAACACCTCGATGGAACTGATCCTCAGTGGTCCGAACGAGGCGGATTCCTGGTCGTCCCAGAGCAATTTCGCGCTGGCCGAAGACGAGATCGCCTTTCTCGACCGCCTCTATGCCGGCGATCCGGCTTTCGCGAAAGCCATGGAGGAGGCGAAGAAGACCGATATATCGGCAGACTCCCTTTACGCCGACGGCAAGCGTGGCGCGGGCATTGCCGACATGGCGCGGCTGGCCGGCGGCATGCTGCGTGAGGACTACCGGATCGCCAGCTTCTCGATCAACGGTTGGGACACCCATGTGGGCCAGCAGGGGCAGTTCAGGAAAGCCGTCGGCGATCTTTCGACCGCGATCCTCACGCTGAAGGCGGCGCTTGGCGAAGACGCCTGGAAAAAGACCGCAGTGCTGGCAATGACCGAATTCGGCCGCACGGCCCGCGAGAACGGCACCAACGGTACCGACCACGGAACTGGCGGACTTGCGGTGCTCGCCGGCGGAGCGATCCCCGGCGGCAAGGTCCTGGGCAAATGGCCGGGCCTTTCCGAAGACAAGCTGCTCGACCGCCGCGACCTGATGCCGACCGGCGACGTGCGCGAGGTCGCCGCTGCCATGCTCTACAGGCAGTTCGGCATCGAGCCTGACACTCTTACCGCCAAGGTCTTTCCCGGCCTGAGTTTCGATACGTCCTCGGCCTATCTGAGGGGGTAG
- a CDS encoding putative bifunctional diguanylate cyclase/phosphodiesterase: protein MEAELRTGQIDPALALDVKRAQASTMLERLTSTLATNAAISASALFVTTIDRGLTFSAGLWFTAVIASLALRVVLASILTRWETVDHAPQQALDVLTFGALVSGLAWAALPLTVPDFNALGGDSGLYLIMCGMATGAVLMGVGHNPVSLAFAIPPNISVMVSLAVSGGAGGWLLTIDVVALTMVLIRSSRTSEATFVGNVLGKLKATALADSLSSANSNILRANYRLEVLANCDPLTGLANRAAFNTALDTGISAARTAEEQLALLILDLDRFKTVNDTLGHSAGDALLVEVSDRLRSAVDGRGTIARLGGDEFAIIVGGSDAGNLARDLAARILDRSRQSVMLEGQPTVVGTSIGLAFFPLHADTAEDLFISADMALYRAKDGGRRQWREFEPAFRSQADRQNQIEHELADALDAGDVEAWFQPQVDLASQEITGFEALVRWHHPYLGPIAPPEIVAAAQAANLADRLTATIAEAACGLLTRLPSLGLPRATVAINVSPREFDLYSVTDVLDRITAAHRIDPALFEIEITEEAILDTLVAGEQLKRIERSGYKLAVDDFGAGHSSLAYLVALKVDRLKLDRRFITGVHLSRQNQEIVGAIVGLGRALSMEVVVEGVESEEEASALKALGCQFAQGYFFGRPMPAERIPGWIECRRAATQRQVA, encoded by the coding sequence ATGGAAGCCGAACTCAGAACAGGTCAAATCGACCCGGCCCTCGCACTGGACGTGAAGCGAGCACAGGCTTCGACCATGCTCGAACGCCTGACCTCGACGCTCGCCACCAATGCCGCGATATCCGCTTCGGCGCTTTTCGTCACCACCATCGACCGTGGCCTGACCTTTTCGGCCGGCCTCTGGTTCACGGCGGTGATCGCAAGCCTGGCCCTGCGCGTCGTCCTGGCCTCGATCCTGACGCGTTGGGAAACCGTAGACCATGCTCCGCAACAGGCACTGGATGTGCTGACCTTCGGAGCGCTCGTCAGCGGCCTCGCCTGGGCGGCTCTTCCGCTGACCGTGCCCGATTTCAATGCGCTCGGCGGAGATAGCGGCCTCTATCTGATCATGTGCGGCATGGCGACCGGCGCAGTCCTCATGGGCGTCGGACACAACCCGGTTTCCCTCGCCTTCGCGATACCGCCCAACATCTCGGTGATGGTGTCGCTTGCCGTCAGCGGCGGCGCCGGCGGCTGGCTCCTCACCATCGACGTCGTGGCGCTGACGATGGTACTGATCCGCAGCAGCCGCACCAGCGAGGCGACCTTCGTCGGCAACGTGCTCGGCAAACTGAAGGCGACGGCGCTTGCCGATTCCCTCTCCAGTGCCAATTCGAACATCCTGCGCGCCAACTACCGGCTGGAAGTACTGGCCAATTGCGATCCGCTGACCGGGCTTGCAAACCGTGCCGCCTTCAATACCGCCCTCGATACGGGGATTTCCGCCGCCCGCACCGCGGAGGAGCAACTCGCCCTGCTCATCCTCGACCTCGACCGTTTCAAGACGGTCAACGATACGCTCGGTCACAGCGCCGGCGACGCACTCCTCGTCGAGGTCAGCGACCGGTTGCGCTCGGCGGTCGACGGCAGGGGCACCATCGCCCGGCTCGGCGGCGACGAGTTCGCGATCATTGTCGGCGGTTCCGATGCGGGGAATCTCGCTCGCGACCTGGCGGCACGCATCCTCGATCGCAGCCGGCAGTCGGTCATGCTCGAGGGCCAGCCGACCGTGGTCGGCACCTCGATCGGACTTGCGTTTTTTCCGCTGCATGCGGATACCGCCGAAGACCTGTTCATCAGCGCCGACATGGCGCTCTACCGGGCCAAGGACGGCGGCCGGCGCCAGTGGCGCGAATTCGAGCCCGCCTTCCGCTCCCAGGCCGACCGCCAGAACCAGATCGAACACGAACTCGCCGACGCGCTGGATGCCGGCGACGTCGAAGCCTGGTTCCAGCCGCAGGTCGACCTCGCCTCCCAGGAGATCACCGGCTTCGAGGCGCTGGTGCGCTGGCACCATCCCTATCTCGGGCCGATCGCGCCGCCGGAAATCGTCGCCGCTGCGCAGGCGGCCAACCTTGCCGACCGGCTGACCGCGACCATCGCCGAAGCCGCCTGCGGCCTGCTGACCCGCCTGCCCTCGCTCGGCCTGCCGCGCGCGACCGTCGCCATCAACGTCTCGCCGCGCGAGTTCGACCTCTATTCGGTCACCGACGTGCTCGACCGCATCACCGCCGCGCACCGCATCGATCCGGCGCTGTTCGAGATCGAGATCACCGAAGAGGCGATCCTCGACACGCTGGTTGCCGGCGAGCAGCTGAAGCGCATCGAGCGGTCCGGCTACAAGCTCGCCGTCGACGATTTTGGCGCCGGCCATTCCTCGCTCGCCTATCTCGTGGCGCTCAAGGTCGACCGGCTGAAGCTCGACCGGCGCTTCATCACCGGCGTGCATCTCAGCCGCCAGAACCAGGAGATCGTCGGCGCCATCGTCGGCCTCGGCCGGGCATTATCGATGGAAGTGGTGGTCGAAGGCGTCGAGAGCGAGGAAGAGGCCAGTGCCCTCAAAGCGCTCGGCTGCCAGTTCGCCCAGGGCTATTTCTTCGGCCGCCCGATGCCGGCCGAACGCATCCCCGGCTGGATCGAATGCCGCCGCGCCGCCACCCAGCGCCAGGTGGCGTAA
- a CDS encoding DUF1800 domain-containing protein: MALPTPTLAAIRYGYGLRPGEEPPRDVEALLGQIEEGASGKPRFPREGIAGRLDTATRVVSLLAAEAKARRAGNPNEDVRKATQSEARRIYRQDAMARLAQAIHSPLGFYERLASFWVDHFSTSVMKSLPMRMIVPLYEAQAIRPNLGGSFTKLLSTAILHPAMLIYLDQDQSVGPDSVAARKNGRGLNENLGRELLELHTLGAGSGYTQEDVRASALILTGLSVDNRAMQVVYQPRFAEAGPVNLLGRIYRDDEGDGQDHVLMLEDLAANPKTAQHICGKLVRHFIADDAPEEMVAAMVAAWTKSRGDLTEVYRAMLAHPRAWSDPGRKIKQPFEFVVSGFRALDLPERNFGNLLRDMDDGDEDESPVQKAMDLTGMAAREDTKKKAGRANALTLGALQRMGQPIWQPPSPAGFADETSVWLTPSQLSERISWSRMVARIFGQKMEPSVFLQAALADAAHPETSRIIAQAPNKVHGITMVLASPEFNRR; encoded by the coding sequence ATGGCTCTTCCCACCCCGACCCTGGCCGCCATCCGGTACGGTTATGGTCTTCGTCCCGGCGAAGAGCCGCCCCGTGATGTCGAGGCGCTGCTGGGACAGATCGAGGAAGGGGCTTCCGGAAAGCCCCGTTTTCCGCGCGAGGGTATAGCTGGCCGGCTAGACACGGCAACCCGTGTCGTTTCGCTCCTCGCCGCCGAGGCGAAAGCCCGCAGGGCCGGCAATCCGAACGAAGACGTCCGCAAGGCGACCCAGAGCGAGGCGCGGCGCATCTACCGGCAGGATGCGATGGCGCGGCTTGCCCAGGCGATCCATTCGCCGCTCGGCTTCTATGAGCGCCTTGCGAGTTTCTGGGTCGACCATTTCTCGACCAGCGTGATGAAGTCGCTGCCGATGCGGATGATCGTGCCGCTCTACGAAGCGCAGGCGATCCGCCCCAATCTCGGTGGTTCCTTCACCAAGCTGTTGTCCACCGCGATCCTGCATCCCGCCATGCTGATCTATCTCGACCAGGACCAGAGCGTCGGGCCTGACTCCGTTGCCGCCCGCAAGAACGGCCGCGGGCTCAATGAAAACCTCGGCCGCGAGCTGCTCGAACTCCACACCCTGGGCGCCGGCAGCGGCTATACCCAGGAAGACGTGCGTGCCTCAGCGCTGATCCTGACGGGACTTTCCGTCGACAATCGCGCCATGCAGGTCGTCTATCAGCCGCGGTTCGCCGAGGCGGGACCTGTCAATCTGCTCGGCCGGATCTATCGGGACGACGAGGGCGACGGCCAGGACCACGTGCTGATGCTCGAAGACCTCGCCGCCAACCCGAAGACCGCGCAGCATATCTGCGGCAAGCTCGTCCGCCATTTCATCGCCGACGACGCGCCCGAGGAGATGGTCGCGGCGATGGTCGCCGCCTGGACGAAGAGCCGCGGCGATCTTACCGAGGTTTATCGTGCCATGCTCGCACATCCGCGTGCCTGGTCGGATCCCGGCCGGAAGATCAAGCAGCCGTTCGAATTCGTGGTCTCCGGTTTCCGCGCGCTCGATCTGCCGGAGAGGAATTTCGGCAATCTGCTACGCGACATGGACGACGGCGACGAAGACGAGAGCCCGGTCCAGAAGGCCATGGACCTGACCGGCATGGCGGCGAGGGAAGACACCAAGAAGAAGGCGGGGCGGGCCAATGCTCTGACGCTCGGCGCCCTGCAGCGCATGGGCCAGCCGATCTGGCAGCCGCCGAGCCCCGCGGGTTTCGCGGACGAAACGAGCGTATGGCTGACCCCGAGCCAGCTGAGCGAGCGGATTTCGTGGTCGCGAATGGTCGCGCGTATCTTCGGGCAGAAGATGGAGCCTTCCGTCTTCCTTCAGGCAGCACTTGCCGATGCTGCCCATCCGGAGACCAGCAGGATTATCGCCCAGGCGCCCAACAAGGTTCACGGCATCACGATGGTGCTGGCGTCCCCTGAATTCAACAGGAGATAG